From a region of the Pseudoxanthomonas sp. X-1 genome:
- a CDS encoding ABC transporter permease produces the protein MNAPARTLTKPGVFAWLLRREYWENRGGFLWAQVITGGIVLFFAALGAVIGAIQMRSHMAGDTVGNDFNSLATGYGVVGDIALLAGFVIASVVVAFVVFFYCLGSLYNDRHDRSVLFWKSLPVSDTMTVGSKLTWALLLTQVVSLVVGLLVGLGLWVIIAVASSAAGLPGAGAIFTASHPFRIIGAMLATLPIYVLWSLPAIGWLMLCSAWARRVPFLWAVLVPLLLCLVVSIMSAMPGVRLPLGPVWYTVMYRGLLSVIPGMWQPARMAHNETAESALNAARNPSDSLQMGLHNLTDPSIYASADLWIGAAVGIAMIALAVVIRRRRDDA, from the coding sequence ATGAACGCCCCTGCCCGTACGTTGACCAAGCCCGGCGTGTTCGCCTGGCTGCTGCGCCGCGAATACTGGGAAAACCGCGGCGGCTTCCTGTGGGCCCAGGTGATCACCGGCGGCATCGTGCTGTTCTTCGCCGCGCTGGGTGCGGTGATCGGCGCGATCCAGATGCGCAGCCACATGGCGGGCGACACCGTCGGCAACGACTTCAACAGCCTGGCCACCGGCTATGGCGTGGTGGGAGACATCGCGCTGCTGGCCGGTTTCGTCATCGCCAGCGTGGTGGTCGCCTTCGTGGTGTTCTTCTACTGCCTGGGCAGCCTGTACAACGATCGCCACGACCGCAGCGTGCTGTTCTGGAAGTCGCTGCCGGTGTCGGACACGATGACCGTGGGTTCCAAGCTGACCTGGGCGCTGCTGCTGACGCAGGTGGTGTCGCTGGTGGTGGGCCTGCTGGTCGGGCTGGGCCTGTGGGTGATCATCGCGGTCGCGTCCTCGGCGGCCGGGCTGCCCGGCGCCGGCGCGATCTTCACCGCCTCGCACCCGTTCCGCATCATCGGCGCGATGCTGGCCACCCTGCCGATCTATGTGCTGTGGTCGCTGCCGGCGATCGGCTGGCTGATGCTGTGCTCGGCCTGGGCCCGTCGCGTGCCCTTCCTGTGGGCGGTGCTGGTGCCGCTGCTGCTGTGCCTGGTGGTGAGCATCATGTCGGCGATGCCGGGCGTGCGCCTGCCGCTGGGTCCGGTCTGGTACACGGTGATGTACCGCGGCCTGCTGAGCGTGATCCCCGGCATGTGGCAGCCGGCGCGCATGGCCCACAACGAAACGGCCGAAAGCGCGCTCAATGCCGCCAGGAATCCGTCCGACAGCCTGCAGATGGGCCTGCACAACCTGACCGACCCGTCCATCTACGCCAGCGCGGACCTGTGGATCGGCGCGGCGGTCGGCATCGCGATGATCGCCCTGGCGGTGGTCATCCGCCGCCGCCGCGACGACGCCTGA
- a CDS encoding DUF2807 domain-containing protein gives MQTLTRCVLFTALAVSGATPLLAHAADEAHCRFSEPRKLDLDLAGAKSVLFKVGSNTLKLKASAGAPGALSGRACAAKQHRLKDLTLTQQRQGDKLVVSLAEDRPLRLSFGDSYTYLDIAGTLPADVLVQLDVGSGDATLEGAGAASADVGSGDADLRDIAGPVTAKVGSGDLKLRGAGSLRLLEVASGDVEGERIGGPVEVGGVGSGDLSLRQTGAVTVKSIGSGDVGLHGVSGNVQVGSIGSGSLVADDVRGDLTVHSRGSGDIDTERVSGTVSVPEDR, from the coding sequence ATGCAAACGCTCACCCGCTGCGTGCTGTTCACCGCCCTGGCCGTGTCCGGCGCCACGCCGCTGCTGGCCCATGCCGCCGACGAGGCGCACTGCAGGTTCTCCGAGCCGCGCAAGCTCGATCTGGACCTGGCCGGCGCCAAGTCGGTGCTGTTCAAGGTCGGCTCCAACACCCTCAAGCTCAAGGCGTCGGCGGGCGCGCCCGGCGCGCTCTCCGGGCGCGCGTGCGCGGCCAAGCAGCACCGTCTGAAGGATCTGACCCTGACCCAGCAGCGCCAGGGCGACAAGCTGGTGGTCAGCCTGGCCGAGGACCGGCCGCTGCGCCTCTCCTTCGGCGACAGCTATACCTACCTGGACATCGCCGGCACCCTGCCCGCCGACGTGCTGGTGCAGCTGGACGTCGGTTCGGGCGATGCCACGCTGGAAGGCGCCGGCGCGGCCAGCGCCGATGTCGGCTCGGGCGACGCGGACCTGCGCGACATCGCCGGTCCGGTGACCGCCAAGGTCGGTTCCGGCGACCTGAAGCTGCGCGGGGCCGGCAGTCTCCGGCTGCTGGAAGTCGCCTCGGGCGATGTCGAAGGCGAGCGCATCGGCGGGCCGGTCGAGGTCGGCGGTGTCGGCTCCGGCGATCTGTCCCTGCGCCAGACCGGCGCGGTGACGGTGAAGTCGATCGGCTCGGGCGATGTCGGCCTGCACGGCGTATCGGGGAACGTCCAGGTGGGCTCGATCGGCTCGGGCAGCCTGGTCGCCGACGACGTGCGCGGCGATCTCACCGTGCACAGCCGCGGCAGCGGCGACATCGACACCGAACGCGTCAGCGGCACGGTCAGCGTTCCCGAGGATCGCTGA
- a CDS encoding ABC transporter ATP-binding protein, translated as MNAVTTPVVQASDLRKTYRSKAALDGASFLIESGRIVGLIGPNGAGKTTALKAILGLTPFEGELKVLGMDPRHSRDALMREVCFIADVAVLPRWMKVSEAIDFVGGVHPRFDRAKCLRFLEGTQLKPNLRVREMSKGMIVQLHLALVMAIDARLLVLDEPTLGLDILYRKQFYQRLLEDYFDEDKTIIVTTHQVEEIEHILTDVMFIRDGKIALTASMDEVGSRYTELLVSEASVEQARSLRPIDQRALPFGKTVMLFDGVPRAQLDALGETRNPGLADLFVAIMKGTYA; from the coding sequence ATGAACGCCGTGACCACCCCGGTCGTGCAGGCCAGCGACCTGCGCAAGACCTACCGCAGCAAGGCCGCGCTGGACGGCGCCAGCTTCCTGATCGAGTCCGGCCGCATCGTCGGCCTGATCGGCCCCAACGGCGCCGGCAAGACCACCGCGCTCAAGGCGATCCTGGGCCTGACCCCGTTCGAGGGCGAACTGAAGGTGCTGGGCATGGACCCGCGCCACAGCCGCGATGCGCTGATGCGCGAGGTCTGCTTCATCGCCGACGTCGCCGTGCTGCCGCGCTGGATGAAGGTGTCCGAGGCGATCGACTTCGTCGGCGGCGTGCATCCTCGCTTCGATCGGGCCAAGTGCCTGCGCTTCCTGGAAGGCACCCAGCTCAAGCCCAACCTGCGGGTGCGCGAGATGTCCAAGGGCATGATCGTGCAGCTGCACCTGGCGCTGGTGATGGCCATCGACGCGCGGCTGCTGGTGCTGGACGAGCCGACCCTGGGCCTGGACATCCTCTACCGCAAGCAGTTCTACCAGCGCCTGCTGGAGGACTACTTCGACGAGGACAAGACCATCATCGTCACCACCCACCAGGTGGAGGAGATCGAGCACATCCTCACCGATGTGATGTTCATCCGCGACGGCAAGATCGCCCTGACCGCGAGCATGGACGAGGTCGGCTCGCGCTACACCGAACTGCTGGTGTCCGAAGCCAGCGTCGAGCAGGCGCGCAGCCTGCGTCCCATCGACCAGCGCGCCCTGCCCTTCGGCAAGACGGTGATGCTGTTCGACGGCGTGCCACGCGCGCAGCTCGACGCGCTGGGCGAAACCCGCAATCCCGGCCTGGCCGATCTGTTCGTGGCCATCATGAAAGGAACCTACGCATGA